In the genome of Luteitalea sp., the window GGACGCGTGATCGGGCGTCAAGGGCGCACCGCCACCGCGCTGCGGACGCTCGTGGCGTTGGCGGCGGACCGGGACGGGCACAGGGTACAGCTCGAGTTTCGTGACTGGCCTCCGGCCGGCCATGACCAGTGATTGGGACGAGATGGTCGTCGTGGGGACCATTGCACGACCTCACGGCATCCGCGGAGAAGTGGCCATCGATCCGCAGACGGATTTTCCCGACGAGCGCTTTCGACGAGGCGCCCAGCTGTTCGTGAAGCGGGCGGGCCAGGTCGAAAGGCTCACGGTGCGAGGGTGTCGCGCGCACCAGCGCCGCGTCCTGGTGCTCTTCGAGGGCGTGGCCACGCGCACGGCCGCCGAAGCACTTGGTCGAGCCGAGCTGCGCGTGCCAGCGTCGACGCTCCAGTCGCTGCCACCGGACACGTACTATCAGCACGATCTGGTGGGCTGCCGTGTTCGGCTCGCCTCTGGAGAGCTGGT includes:
- a CDS encoding KH domain-containing protein is translated as MSHARAVVEVIARTLADHPEHVAITEEQHRGTAVLELYMEPGDLGRVIGRQGRTATALRTLVALAADRDGHRVQLEFRDWPPAGHDQ
- the rimM gene encoding ribosome maturation factor RimM, which produces MTSDWDEMVVVGTIARPHGIRGEVAIDPQTDFPDERFRRGAQLFVKRAGQVERLTVRGCRAHQRRVLVLFEGVATRTAAEALGRAELRVPASTLQSLPPDTYYQHDLVGCRVRLASGELVGEVVGYDAGPEAGRLVVRSARGELLIPLVRSICVSVDTGAKDILVDPPEGLLDL